The following coding sequences lie in one Aureimonas sp. AU20 genomic window:
- a CDS encoding putative quinol monooxygenase — MKSISAVIRVKPGQEETMRSALLEVAAHVRASEPDTVGFFVSQDPADPALFTTYERFADEAAMARHNASPTVARFFSIAKPILAAEVVLVTADELFAK; from the coding sequence ATGAAGTCGATCAGCGCCGTGATCCGGGTCAAGCCGGGCCAGGAGGAGACGATGCGCAGCGCCCTGCTCGAGGTCGCCGCGCATGTCCGAGCGAGCGAACCCGACACGGTCGGGTTCTTCGTCTCGCAGGACCCCGCCGATCCCGCTCTTTTCACCACCTACGAGCGGTTCGCGGACGAGGCGGCGATGGCGAGGCACAATGCCTCGCCCACCGTCGCGCGCTTCTTCTCCATCGCCAAGCCCATCCTGGCGGCGGAGGTCGTCTTGGTCACCGCAGACGAGCTCTTCGCCAAATAG
- a CDS encoding amidase, which translates to MPITRPNADQVLALADSLGMTMTPEEAGSYLKLMQANFDAYDTVDALPDFVPPVRYPRTPGYRPVGEENKLGAWYYKSEVKGAPEGKLAGKTVALKDNVSLAGVPMMNGAATLEGFIPLADATIVTRMLDAGATIMGKAVCEHFCLSGGSHTSDPGPVHNPHKHGYSAGGSSSGSGALVAAGEVDMAIGGDQGGSIRIPASYCGVYGMKGTHGLVPYTGVMPIESTIDHTGPMTANVADNALLLEVLAGPDGMDPRQYAPEVSSYTEALGKGAKGLRIGILKEGFEIPGMQSAVADKVRAGAARFEAMGAIVEEVSIPEHRLTAAVWNPIGLEGLTMQMMFGNGMGFNWKGYYDVGLMDAHAAWRDRADELSKTLKLSMLVGQWGLTHYRGRYYGKAQNLARQMKAAYEAVFASYDLLLCPTLPCVATPIPGKDAPLEEVVVRAFEMVSATSPMDVTGHPSMSIPCGLVDGLPVGLMLTGKDYSEATIYQAAAAFEAEGDWKSF; encoded by the coding sequence ATGCCCATCACCCGCCCGAATGCCGACCAGGTCCTGGCGCTCGCCGACAGCCTCGGCATGACCATGACGCCGGAGGAGGCCGGCTCCTATCTCAAGCTGATGCAGGCCAATTTCGACGCGTACGACACGGTCGACGCCCTGCCCGACTTCGTGCCGCCGGTGCGCTATCCCCGCACGCCGGGCTACCGGCCGGTGGGCGAGGAGAACAAGCTTGGCGCCTGGTACTACAAGAGCGAGGTGAAAGGAGCGCCCGAGGGCAAGCTCGCGGGCAAGACCGTCGCCTTGAAGGACAATGTCTCCCTCGCGGGCGTGCCGATGATGAACGGCGCGGCAACGCTGGAAGGCTTCATCCCCCTTGCCGACGCCACGATCGTCACCCGCATGCTGGACGCCGGGGCCACGATCATGGGCAAGGCGGTCTGCGAGCATTTCTGCCTTTCGGGCGGCAGCCACACGTCCGACCCCGGCCCCGTCCACAATCCGCACAAGCATGGCTATTCGGCCGGCGGCTCCTCCTCGGGGTCGGGTGCGCTGGTGGCGGCGGGCGAGGTGGACATGGCCATCGGAGGCGACCAGGGCGGCTCGATCCGCATCCCCGCCTCCTATTGCGGCGTCTACGGAATGAAGGGCACGCACGGGCTCGTGCCCTATACCGGCGTCATGCCGATCGAATCCACGATCGACCATACGGGTCCGATGACGGCCAACGTCGCCGACAACGCCCTGCTGCTCGAAGTCCTGGCCGGCCCCGACGGCATGGACCCCCGCCAATACGCCCCCGAGGTCTCGTCCTACACCGAGGCGCTCGGCAAGGGCGCCAAGGGCCTGAGGATCGGCATCCTGAAGGAAGGCTTCGAAATACCCGGTATGCAGTCGGCCGTGGCCGATAAGGTCAGGGCCGGGGCCGCGCGCTTCGAGGCCATGGGGGCGATCGTCGAGGAGGTCTCTATCCCCGAACACAGGCTGACGGCCGCCGTCTGGAACCCGATCGGTCTGGAAGGCCTGACCATGCAGATGATGTTCGGCAACGGCATGGGGTTCAACTGGAAAGGCTATTACGATGTCGGTCTCATGGACGCGCACGCTGCCTGGCGCGACCGGGCCGACGAGCTCTCCAAGACGCTGAAGCTCTCGATGCTGGTGGGGCAATGGGGCCTGACCCATTATCGCGGCCGGTACTACGGCAAGGCCCAGAATCTGGCGCGCCAGATGAAGGCGGCCTACGAGGCGGTCTTCGCCTCCTACGATCTTCTTCTGTGCCCGACGCTTCCCTGCGTCGCCACGCCGATCCCCGGCAAGGACGCCCCGTTGGAGGAGGTGGTCGTGCGGGCCTTCGAGATGGTGTCGGCAACCTCGCCGATGGACGTGACCGGGCACCCTTCCATGTCGATCCCCTGCGGCCTCGTGGACGGGCTGCCCGTCGGGCTGATGCTGACAGGCAAGGACTATTCCGAGGCGACGATCTATCAGGCGGCGGCGGCCTTCGAGGCCGAAGGCGACTGGAAGAGCTTCTGA
- a CDS encoding ABC transporter ATP-binding protein, with protein MQALLDVSGLKASYGRVPILTGIDFHMAQGEFLGILGHNGMGKTTLMKTLMGQLAATGGSVRFNSEDITKRSTHSRSRLGLGLVPQGREIFPTLTVRENLRMGLASSKREDPAIIEDVLTDFPRLVRLLDRRGGALSGGEQQLLALARCLCTKPKLILLDEPTEGIQPSIIEEIIETLLGLKQRWSLSMIIVEQNLEFITSLSDRVLGITKGRITGEVSRQDLLAGRVGMAAA; from the coding sequence ATGCAAGCGCTTCTCGACGTTTCCGGCCTCAAGGCCAGCTACGGGCGCGTCCCGATCCTGACCGGCATCGATTTTCACATGGCGCAGGGCGAGTTCCTCGGCATTCTCGGTCACAACGGCATGGGCAAGACGACCCTGATGAAGACGCTGATGGGGCAACTCGCCGCCACCGGCGGCTCGGTCCGCTTCAACAGCGAGGACATCACGAAGCGATCGACCCACAGCCGCTCGCGCCTCGGCCTCGGCCTCGTGCCGCAGGGGCGCGAGATCTTCCCCACGCTCACGGTGCGCGAAAACCTGCGCATGGGGCTGGCGAGTTCGAAGCGGGAGGACCCGGCGATCATCGAAGACGTGCTGACGGATTTCCCGCGTCTCGTGCGTCTCCTCGACCGGCGCGGCGGCGCGCTGTCCGGCGGGGAGCAGCAGCTTCTGGCGCTTGCCCGCTGCCTCTGCACCAAGCCGAAGCTGATCCTCCTGGACGAGCCGACCGAGGGCATCCAGCCCTCGATCATCGAGGAGATCATCGAGACGCTGCTCGGTCTCAAGCAGCGCTGGAGCCTCTCGATGATCATCGTCGAGCAGAACCTCGAATTCATCACCTCGCTCTCCGACCGGGTCCTCGGCATCACCAAGGGCCGCATCACGGGCGAGGTCAGCCGCCAGGATCTCCTGGCCGGGCGCGTCGGCATGGCCGCCGCCTGA
- a CDS encoding ATP-binding cassette domain-containing protein, whose amino-acid sequence MSTLVPLLQTQGLTMRFGGVVANDGVDFTLGEMELRCLIGPNGAGKSTFFKMLTGQLVPSAGTIAFRGQPVAGRASHEIARMGIGIKTQVPNVFNGLTVRENIWLAARRKATPRRINPIVDEILEKIRLGPHANAIVGQLSHGQRQWVEIGTVLAGDPELILLDEPAAGMTDEETHRTAEIIHEINLTRAIVVVEHDMAFIKMIARTVTVFHQGRIMMEDTIDKVLADTRVRDVYLGKKVAA is encoded by the coding sequence ACTTCTGCAGACGCAAGGCCTGACGATGCGCTTCGGCGGCGTCGTCGCCAATGACGGGGTCGACTTCACGCTCGGCGAAATGGAGCTTCGCTGCCTGATCGGCCCGAACGGGGCGGGAAAGAGCACCTTCTTCAAGATGCTTACCGGGCAGCTCGTCCCCAGCGCCGGCACCATCGCCTTTCGCGGGCAGCCGGTCGCGGGAAGGGCCTCGCACGAAATCGCCCGCATGGGCATCGGCATCAAGACGCAGGTGCCCAACGTCTTCAACGGCCTCACGGTGCGCGAGAACATCTGGCTGGCCGCCCGCCGCAAGGCGACGCCGCGCAGGATCAACCCGATCGTGGACGAGATTCTGGAGAAGATCCGCCTCGGCCCTCACGCGAACGCCATCGTCGGCCAGTTGTCGCACGGCCAGCGCCAATGGGTCGAGATCGGCACCGTGCTCGCCGGCGATCCCGAGCTCATTCTCCTCGACGAGCCCGCCGCCGGCATGACCGACGAGGAAACCCATCGTACGGCGGAGATCATCCACGAGATCAATCTCACGCGGGCCATCGTCGTGGTCGAGCACGACATGGCTTTCATCAAGATGATCGCCCGGACGGTCACGGTCTTCCATCAGGGCCGGATCATGATGGAGGACACGATCGACAAGGTCCTGGCCGACACCCGCGTTCGCGACGTCTATCTCGGCAAGAAGGTGGCCGCCTGA